One Alkalicoccus halolimnae DNA segment encodes these proteins:
- a CDS encoding ATP-grasp fold amidoligase family protein, with amino-acid sequence MQPSPFSRVRARLLGSKMTRLEQENKQLRRRIYEQEAASPPPIPEASPEELEHLRETVRTARREGTLFELAADIAAKKQQTGYYCREAMLEALKQASAEGETAEDRMRRLLMPAFTTSELPERFVRGIEHRAVPSLESLASFRGQLTSRVRRRQKGHQLPEWELDDKQVSRQFASEIGLRVPEVIEKNAPLAALPLEAGTVVKPAAGAGGRGVYILRSETDILNAKTSEVLTSTAELKEIMQKDLQHGRVAEDRWNVEKLYYADEDTGEPARDIKCYTFYGKTALILEITRSPETAYCWWTPDGERVDTGKYTGSLMEGKGILREELDAAARLGAALPAPFCRFDLLRTTEGLVFGECTPKPGNYDQFNETIDIALGEAFLDAEERLFQDLVNGASYPYWRNLL; translated from the coding sequence ATGCAGCCATCTCCGTTTTCCCGAGTACGGGCGCGGCTCCTCGGCAGTAAAATGACACGGCTGGAGCAGGAAAATAAGCAGCTGCGCCGCCGGATTTACGAACAGGAAGCAGCATCTCCGCCTCCGATACCGGAAGCGTCTCCGGAAGAGCTGGAGCATTTGAGAGAAACGGTCCGCACTGCCCGCCGCGAAGGAACGCTTTTTGAGCTGGCGGCTGACATTGCCGCGAAAAAGCAGCAGACCGGTTACTACTGCCGGGAGGCGATGCTCGAAGCGCTCAAGCAGGCTTCCGCTGAAGGAGAAACAGCTGAAGACCGCATGCGTCGGCTTTTGATGCCGGCATTTACAACGTCCGAGCTTCCCGAGCGGTTCGTGCGCGGAATTGAGCACCGGGCTGTGCCGTCGCTGGAGTCTCTTGCTTCCTTTCGGGGACAGCTCACCTCCCGCGTCAGGCGCCGGCAGAAAGGCCATCAGCTTCCGGAATGGGAACTTGATGATAAGCAGGTGTCCCGGCAGTTTGCTTCAGAAATCGGCCTCCGCGTACCGGAAGTCATTGAGAAAAACGCTCCGCTGGCTGCGCTTCCGCTGGAGGCGGGCACGGTCGTTAAACCGGCCGCCGGCGCAGGCGGCCGGGGCGTCTACATCCTCCGGTCGGAAACCGATATTTTGAACGCGAAAACGTCGGAGGTGCTGACCTCCACGGCTGAACTGAAAGAGATCATGCAGAAAGATCTGCAGCACGGCCGCGTTGCTGAAGACCGGTGGAATGTAGAGAAGCTCTATTATGCCGACGAAGATACGGGAGAGCCGGCCAGGGACATTAAGTGCTATACGTTTTACGGGAAAACGGCTCTGATTCTGGAAATTACCCGCAGTCCGGAGACGGCTTACTGCTGGTGGACACCGGACGGGGAGAGGGTTGATACCGGAAAGTATACCGGAAGCCTTATGGAAGGAAAAGGAATATTACGGGAGGAGCTTGATGCCGCTGCCCGTTTAGGCGCAGCACTTCCAGCGCCTTTCTGCCGCTTTGATCTTCTCCGTACGACAGAAGGACTTGTTTTTGGAGAATGCACCCCCAAACCGGGAAACTACGACCAGTTCAATGAAACAATCGACATTGCACTCGGAGAAGCGTTTCTGGACGCCGAAGAACGGCTGTTCCAGGATCTCGTTAACGGAGCATCCTATCCATACTGGAGGAATTTGTTATGA
- a CDS encoding ABC transporter permease, with protein sequence MRQYMEEIRKRKDLIVYLIKSGLKAEHRNSYLGYFWWLLDPLLGVVVYYFLISFILGRGGENFAVFLVIGLVSWRWTNTVINSSARSIIRYASIINQVYLPKSIFPITKTFSQLVNFSFGLVIVALFLIFFGVMPGWQAIYLPVIILVQLVFLLSIGLFLAYISVFIRDIENLLTHVTRILFYSSPIIWEGGRLPEEYQWVVDINPIAHIVNSYRDVLMYQQSPNFLALSVILGVSALLVYAFLFYYSRNEYKIIKAL encoded by the coding sequence ATGCGACAATATATGGAAGAAATAAGGAAACGGAAGGACTTGATCGTCTATTTGATCAAATCCGGACTGAAAGCGGAGCACCGGAACAGTTATCTCGGCTATTTCTGGTGGCTTCTCGACCCGCTGCTCGGCGTGGTCGTCTACTACTTTTTGATCAGTTTTATACTCGGACGCGGCGGAGAAAACTTTGCCGTTTTCCTCGTCATCGGACTCGTTTCGTGGCGGTGGACGAATACGGTTATTAACAGTTCAGCAAGGTCTATTATCAGGTATGCCTCGATCATTAACCAGGTCTACCTGCCGAAGTCGATTTTTCCGATTACCAAAACCTTTTCCCAGCTCGTTAACTTTTCATTTGGACTCGTGATTGTGGCGCTGTTCCTGATCTTTTTCGGCGTTATGCCGGGATGGCAGGCGATTTACCTGCCGGTGATTATTCTTGTGCAGCTCGTGTTCCTGCTGTCGATCGGTCTGTTTCTGGCCTACATATCCGTATTTATCCGGGATATTGAGAATCTGCTGACGCACGTCACGCGGATTCTGTTCTACTCCTCTCCGATTATCTGGGAGGGCGGACGGCTTCCGGAGGAGTACCAGTGGGTGGTGGATATTAATCCAATCGCCCATATTGTCAATTCCTACCGGGACGTTCTGATGTACCAGCAGTCTCCGAACTTTCTTGCACTCTCCGTTATTCTCGGAGTCTCGGCGCTGCTCGTTTACGCCTTCCTTTTCTACTACAGCCGGAACGAGTACAAGATCATTAAAGCTCTTTAA
- a CDS encoding ABC transporter ATP-binding protein produces the protein MNEKAAPEDREVVIEAKGLGVKFDSGNRTDDYKSFALRFIKREKDPNAGEAFWPLRNLSFKGYKGEILGIIGSNGSGKTTICKMLSGILEKDEGELTVNGRVSALFSMGMGFDKELTGRENAYLNGMMLGISKSRINEFIDDIHEFSGLGKFLDRPTKTYSTGMKARLGFSVAAHLEPEILILDEALNTGDASFGQHAADKMKELVEKAKMVILVTHSLKYAQRNCDRLIWLDKGEIRADGDPSEVTELYKESVPERQPRAQKRLDIEKTETTIKDETIVKATNVGVRYDLNKEEFWALKENSFSIKEGEVVGIIGHNGAGKSTLCKLMTNILTPDEGTLELNGETTSLLGYGTGFNTQLTGRDNIYLNGMLLGISKKKIDEDYEQIVEFSGIRRAIDQPVKNYSSGMQARLGFSIAATLKPDIFILDEALSTGDIAFKQKASEKIQEMIEMAKCVIIVSHSMSFVEKICTRTIWMDQGQILYDGDPQEAIARYKEKYNVKKKVRLKKRRK, from the coding sequence ATGAATGAAAAAGCAGCCCCGGAGGACCGCGAAGTCGTTATCGAAGCGAAGGGTCTCGGAGTTAAGTTTGATTCCGGAAACCGCACGGATGACTATAAATCATTTGCCCTCCGCTTTATTAAGCGGGAGAAGGATCCGAATGCTGGAGAAGCTTTCTGGCCGCTGCGGAATCTCAGCTTCAAAGGGTATAAAGGGGAAATTCTCGGCATTATCGGCTCCAACGGCTCCGGAAAGACGACCATCTGTAAAATGCTCTCCGGTATTCTTGAAAAGGACGAAGGGGAGCTCACCGTAAACGGCCGCGTCTCCGCACTGTTTTCGATGGGGATGGGCTTTGATAAAGAACTGACAGGACGTGAAAACGCCTATCTGAACGGGATGATGCTCGGAATATCAAAAAGCCGCATTAATGAGTTTATCGATGATATCCATGAATTTTCCGGTCTGGGAAAATTTCTCGACCGTCCGACAAAGACATATTCCACGGGGATGAAAGCGCGCCTTGGATTCAGCGTGGCCGCCCACCTGGAGCCGGAAATTCTGATTCTCGATGAAGCGCTCAATACCGGCGACGCCTCCTTCGGACAGCATGCTGCGGACAAAATGAAGGAGCTCGTCGAAAAAGCGAAGATGGTTATTCTTGTAACACACAGCCTGAAATACGCGCAACGAAACTGTGACCGGCTTATCTGGCTTGATAAAGGCGAGATCCGGGCCGACGGCGATCCGAGTGAAGTAACGGAGCTTTATAAAGAGTCCGTTCCCGAAAGGCAGCCTCGTGCCCAGAAGCGTCTCGATATCGAAAAAACCGAGACGACCATCAAGGACGAAACGATTGTGAAAGCGACCAATGTCGGCGTCCGCTACGATTTAAATAAAGAGGAATTCTGGGCCTTGAAAGAGAATTCTTTCTCTATAAAGGAAGGGGAGGTCGTCGGCATTATCGGCCATAATGGAGCCGGGAAGAGCACGCTCTGTAAACTGATGACGAACATCCTCACTCCGGATGAAGGCACACTCGAACTGAACGGGGAAACGACGTCGCTTCTCGGATATGGAACGGGATTCAATACCCAGCTTACCGGGAGGGACAACATTTACCTGAACGGGATGCTTCTCGGGATATCGAAAAAGAAAATTGATGAGGACTATGAGCAGATCGTCGAATTTTCGGGAATCCGCCGTGCGATTGATCAGCCGGTGAAGAATTATTCAAGCGGCATGCAGGCCCGTCTCGGCTTCAGTATTGCCGCGACGCTCAAGCCGGACATTTTTATTCTTGATGAAGCACTCTCAACAGGGGACATTGCTTTTAAGCAGAAAGCGAGTGAAAAAATTCAGGAGATGATCGAGATGGCAAAGTGCGTCATTATCGTCTCCCACAGCATGAGCTTTGTTGAAAAAATATGTACCCGCACGATCTGGATGGACCAGGGGCAGATCCTTTATGACGGCGACCCGCAGGAAGCGATCGCCCGCTATAAGGAAAAGTACAACGTGAAAAAGAAAGTCAGGCTGAAAAAGCGCCGAAAGTAG
- a CDS encoding glycosyltransferase family 2 protein, whose product MNRLQMMKKNISARMTKEQRDRLKQVLPFIGLPTAKVETAKWKLNNLGFTERGLQDLEDLYEHAKQPVMKRYAAFELALWHVNQYTEEGAEKALDYLSALLTTEEDQETIRRASILAAEAMGRLDVIDRAEAMLDTLIKRKPHPDLYLARANTLKNAESRISYLNKVFSNAGLLNVQLDPAVHKQLSAYDALEARVKKEIVNQPALRDVKVTVLVPVYHAEKTLQTAVRSLQAQTWTNLEIFIIDDASKDGTVEAADALAKKDARIKVLQVEENGGPYAARNLALKQAEGTFVTVNDADDWSHPEKIEKQVLHLLAHDDVVANMSQQARMFEDLSLHRRARPGEFLFNNMSSFMFRREKVLDKLGSWDRVRFAADSEFIFRVRRLFGEQSVVELATGPLSFQRQSGESLTGNEAFGLPNYKMGVRREYEMAHDYHHKHAGSLFYDPYQKVRPFPVPEPMLLEREGKEGGFRKFDVVFAADFRAADALPLEEMQAAQQDDKRIGLVLLYRYNSSPFPHVHPRWRKLINNGAAEMLVYGEKIRTEEIRFPDIEALQEKQRYVPLIEAGKAVVTGKVRNKDRVEEAVRRLSGKAPEWNE is encoded by the coding sequence ATGAACAGACTGCAGATGATGAAAAAAAACATAAGCGCCAGAATGACGAAAGAGCAGAGAGACCGGCTGAAGCAGGTTCTCCCATTTATCGGCCTGCCGACGGCAAAGGTCGAAACAGCGAAATGGAAGCTGAACAACCTCGGATTTACGGAGCGGGGCCTTCAGGATCTGGAAGATCTTTACGAGCATGCCAAGCAGCCGGTAATGAAGCGCTATGCAGCATTCGAACTGGCTCTCTGGCACGTGAATCAGTATACCGAAGAAGGGGCGGAGAAAGCGCTTGATTACCTTTCGGCTCTGCTGACAACAGAAGAGGACCAGGAGACGATCCGCCGCGCCTCCATTCTTGCAGCAGAAGCGATGGGGCGCCTGGACGTAATTGACCGGGCAGAAGCGATGCTGGATACTCTCATAAAAAGGAAGCCGCATCCCGACCTTTATCTGGCCCGTGCCAATACGCTCAAAAATGCGGAATCACGGATTTCCTATTTGAACAAGGTGTTCTCTAATGCAGGCCTGCTGAACGTGCAGCTTGATCCTGCTGTTCACAAGCAGCTTTCTGCCTACGACGCGCTTGAAGCAAGAGTGAAAAAAGAAATCGTCAATCAGCCGGCGCTGCGGGACGTGAAAGTGACCGTTCTCGTTCCGGTCTACCATGCGGAAAAAACACTGCAGACGGCCGTGCGCTCCCTGCAGGCCCAGACGTGGACGAATCTGGAAATCTTCATTATTGATGATGCCTCAAAAGACGGAACCGTCGAAGCGGCAGACGCCCTGGCCAAAAAAGATGCCCGTATTAAAGTCCTTCAGGTGGAAGAGAACGGCGGACCTTACGCTGCGCGCAACCTGGCTTTAAAGCAGGCAGAGGGCACGTTTGTCACAGTCAACGATGCGGACGACTGGTCCCATCCGGAGAAAATTGAAAAGCAGGTGCTGCATCTGCTTGCTCATGACGACGTGGTCGCCAACATGTCCCAGCAGGCACGTATGTTTGAAGACCTTTCCCTTCACCGCCGCGCGAGGCCGGGAGAATTTCTGTTTAACAATATGTCCTCCTTTATGTTCCGCAGAGAAAAAGTACTGGATAAGCTCGGTTCCTGGGACAGAGTCCGCTTTGCCGCAGACTCGGAGTTTATTTTCCGAGTCCGGCGCCTTTTCGGGGAACAGTCCGTTGTCGAGCTTGCGACCGGGCCGCTTTCTTTTCAGCGGCAGTCCGGAGAGTCTCTGACAGGAAACGAAGCTTTCGGACTCCCGAACTATAAAATGGGAGTACGCCGCGAATATGAGATGGCACATGATTATCATCATAAGCATGCCGGTTCGCTCTTCTACGACCCGTACCAGAAGGTGCGCCCGTTCCCCGTACCGGAACCGATGCTTTTGGAGCGCGAAGGAAAAGAAGGCGGCTTCAGGAAGTTTGACGTCGTTTTTGCTGCCGATTTCCGAGCAGCAGACGCGCTTCCGCTGGAGGAGATGCAGGCTGCACAGCAGGACGACAAACGGATCGGTCTGGTGCTGCTATACCGTTATAACAGTTCGCCGTTTCCTCACGTGCATCCCCGCTGGAGAAAGCTGATCAATAACGGAGCGGCAGAAATGCTCGTCTACGGGGAAAAAATCCGCACAGAGGAAATCCGCTTTCCGGATATAGAAGCGCTGCAGGAAAAACAGCGCTACGTGCCGCTGATCGAAGCCGGTAAAGCGGTGGTCACCGGAAAGGTTCGGAATAAAGACCGGGTGGAGGAAGCCGTACGCCGGTTGAGCGGTAAAGCACCTGAGTGGAACGAGTAA
- a CDS encoding acylphosphatase yields the protein MIQQTTYQWLPHLEGAVPKAGQGKRISTYTVALEGWRRGLRLRFYSEFDEEMKLKVRYSLKYKDEEHHFALSKGDLVTDEAFDICDDKDLTKKYLAKANVPTPQGRKFPAESSNEEILAYGNELGYPLVLKPVSANGGKGVFANVREEEVLKGAIEYVRDELGYKEVIIETHIPGEKEFRVIVLGEVVLGAMHRIPANVVGDGKRTIRKLILDKNKFRQQNPHLTSRMIRIDKEVLYMIEQAGYELDSVLEEGKRIYLRVQSNLSNGGDSVDVTEELSPALERIAIEATKAIPGLVQSGVDIIVDDETGEGQVIEVNSRPGLGGHLFPMIGTPRDFAKSFIDYYFPETADFPRSNLYFDFDNVIAPIKSRSATMVEVPKPPEGELYGKCYTLRGKVQGVGYRAWIKREALLRELHGYARNEADGSVTVVVCHPNKKKVNNFKKVVIEGPAKAEVEEILEEEWTKPVRVGFVTKQAKKKYSKGDHRGLSKNEYKRIARKYDQLVHSTTWKMTLPVRKTLDWIKIILRKGKK from the coding sequence GTGATACAGCAAACAACCTATCAGTGGCTTCCGCATTTAGAAGGAGCCGTACCTAAAGCAGGTCAGGGAAAAAGGATCAGCACGTATACCGTCGCACTCGAAGGCTGGAGACGCGGCCTCCGTCTCCGCTTCTACTCGGAATTTGATGAAGAGATGAAGCTGAAAGTCCGCTACTCTCTGAAGTATAAAGACGAAGAGCACCATTTCGCTCTGTCGAAAGGAGACCTTGTCACAGATGAAGCATTCGACATTTGTGATGATAAAGATTTGACGAAAAAATATCTCGCTAAAGCAAATGTACCGACCCCGCAGGGCAGAAAATTTCCTGCGGAAAGCTCCAATGAAGAAATTCTCGCCTACGGAAACGAACTCGGCTACCCGCTCGTGCTGAAGCCGGTGAGTGCAAACGGAGGCAAAGGCGTGTTTGCGAACGTTCGTGAAGAAGAGGTGCTGAAAGGAGCAATCGAGTACGTCCGCGATGAACTCGGTTATAAAGAAGTGATCATTGAAACCCACATTCCGGGAGAAAAGGAATTCCGCGTCATTGTGCTCGGCGAAGTAGTACTCGGCGCGATGCACCGGATTCCGGCGAACGTTGTCGGAGACGGAAAACGTACGATCCGGAAGCTGATTCTGGATAAAAACAAATTCCGCCAGCAGAATCCGCACCTGACGAGCCGGATGATCCGTATCGATAAAGAAGTGCTCTACATGATTGAACAGGCAGGCTACGAGCTGGACTCTGTTTTGGAAGAAGGAAAACGCATTTACCTGCGTGTGCAGAGCAACCTGTCCAACGGCGGCGATTCCGTTGATGTCACCGAAGAGCTCTCCCCGGCACTTGAACGCATTGCGATCGAAGCCACAAAAGCAATTCCGGGTCTTGTCCAGAGCGGTGTCGATATTATCGTGGATGATGAAACCGGGGAAGGACAAGTGATCGAAGTTAATTCCCGCCCCGGGCTCGGCGGGCACCTGTTCCCGATGATCGGTACGCCGCGAGACTTTGCGAAGTCGTTTATCGATTATTATTTCCCGGAAACGGCAGATTTTCCGAGGTCGAACCTGTATTTTGATTTCGATAATGTGATTGCACCGATTAAAAGCCGCTCAGCAACGATGGTGGAAGTTCCGAAGCCGCCTGAGGGAGAGCTATACGGAAAGTGCTATACGTTACGGGGGAAGGTACAGGGCGTCGGCTACCGTGCATGGATCAAGCGGGAGGCACTTCTGCGGGAACTCCACGGATATGCCCGCAACGAAGCAGATGGATCTGTTACTGTCGTTGTCTGTCATCCGAATAAAAAGAAAGTAAATAATTTTAAGAAGGTCGTTATTGAAGGGCCTGCAAAAGCAGAAGTAGAAGAAATTCTTGAAGAAGAGTGGACCAAACCGGTCCGCGTAGGCTTCGTCACAAAGCAGGCGAAGAAAAAATATTCAAAAGGCGACCACCGCGGCCTCTCCAAAAATGAATATAAACGTATAGCGAGAAAGTATGATCAGCTCGTTCACAGTACGACATGGAAAATGACGCTGCCCGTCCGGAAGACGCTTGATTGGATAAAAATTATTCTCCGTAAAGGAAAGAAGTGA
- a CDS encoding ATP-grasp domain-containing protein: MEQTKPVWLPHLEGAVPLSAKDKKISLYTIALEGWRRGLELTFWSIRGEDGEFQLRYQLTDGRSIHQFQGSKGAFITDEADAVCDDKSLTNEVLRRSHVPVPHGKTFGESDSDGEVTAYALHKGFPLVLKPTNASGGKGVIVNIRDEATLRRAVAYVRQELNLKQVIVEQFVEGEECRVMVLNGEVLGAVQRRPASVTGDGKKTIAQLIEQKNEDRQQVPHLYHRPIKLDRQFYNTMHASDWKLRTVPKAGETIVVKRVSNISAGGDPVDVTDLLSESVKNTAVRAAEAVPGLPHCGVDLMMDPEWKEAVVIEVNTKPGLGSHLFPITGRSRDIPGALIDFYFPDTKEASRADYAFFDLRTIEAAIKAAGASEITVAPAPEEKPDVRVIEGTGPGIKQKKHQLERFIKELPLIGTVHIRKNKQISARLAGASADLEKVPPFLEGLGTENVTVAAAEGPTANELTWLDDTNPSFAETYVHRQRLMEDWKAEEKAAARTAREAASLRSRLKKRFGRK; this comes from the coding sequence ATGGAACAGACAAAGCCGGTCTGGCTGCCTCACCTGGAGGGAGCGGTGCCGCTCTCGGCAAAGGATAAAAAAATAAGTCTGTACACGATCGCCCTTGAAGGCTGGCGCAGAGGACTGGAGCTGACATTCTGGTCGATCCGCGGAGAGGACGGCGAATTTCAGCTCCGCTATCAGCTGACGGACGGCCGCAGCATCCACCAGTTCCAGGGATCAAAAGGAGCCTTCATTACCGATGAGGCGGATGCGGTCTGTGACGATAAGTCCCTGACAAACGAAGTGCTCCGCCGCAGCCATGTTCCCGTGCCCCACGGAAAAACGTTCGGGGAATCCGACAGCGATGGAGAAGTTACAGCCTATGCGCTCCATAAAGGCTTTCCGCTCGTATTAAAACCGACGAATGCTTCGGGTGGAAAAGGGGTGATCGTCAATATACGCGATGAAGCGACGCTCCGTCGCGCCGTCGCCTATGTCCGGCAGGAGCTGAACTTAAAACAGGTTATTGTGGAACAATTCGTCGAAGGGGAAGAGTGCCGCGTCATGGTACTGAACGGCGAAGTGCTCGGAGCGGTGCAGCGGCGTCCGGCAAGTGTTACCGGCGACGGAAAAAAGACGATCGCCCAGTTAATCGAACAGAAAAATGAAGACAGACAGCAGGTGCCTCATCTGTATCACCGGCCGATCAAGCTCGACCGGCAGTTTTACAACACGATGCACGCCTCCGACTGGAAGCTGCGCACCGTGCCGAAAGCCGGCGAGACAATTGTCGTCAAGCGCGTCAGCAATATTTCCGCCGGCGGAGATCCGGTGGACGTGACCGATCTTCTTTCCGAGTCGGTAAAAAATACAGCCGTGCGGGCCGCAGAAGCCGTGCCCGGCCTGCCTCACTGCGGTGTAGACCTGATGATGGATCCGGAGTGGAAGGAAGCAGTCGTGATCGAAGTGAATACAAAGCCCGGCCTTGGCTCACACCTGTTTCCGATCACCGGCAGAAGCAGGGACATTCCCGGGGCACTGATCGACTTTTATTTTCCGGACACAAAAGAAGCATCGCGCGCCGATTATGCATTTTTTGATCTGCGCACGATCGAAGCAGCGATCAAAGCAGCAGGCGCCTCCGAAATCACCGTGGCACCCGCACCTGAAGAGAAGCCGGATGTGCGCGTGATCGAAGGAACCGGCCCCGGAATCAAGCAGAAAAAACACCAGCTGGAACGATTCATAAAGGAGCTGCCTCTGATCGGCACGGTTCACATTAGAAAAAATAAGCAGATCAGCGCCAGGCTTGCCGGAGCGTCCGCTGACCTTGAAAAAGTCCCTCCTTTTCTGGAAGGGCTCGGGACGGAAAACGTCACCGTAGCAGCAGCTGAGGGACCGACGGCGAATGAGCTGACGTGGCTGGACGATACAAATCCTTCTTTCGCGGAAACATACGTCCACAGGCAGCGGCTTATGGAGGATTGGAAAGCAGAAGAGAAAGCAGCGGCGCGGACGGCACGGGAAGCAGCGAGCCTCCGCAGCAGACTGAAGAAACGATTCGGCAGAAAATAA